A window of Kiritimatiellia bacterium genomic DNA:
GAATCTGCACCGCGGCCTCGCTCCTCGCGCCGCTTTCGCAGTGAAGCAAAATGGGCCGGTTTGGATCGGGCTCTATTTCCCTAATCCTGCTCTTTAACTGGTCCAGCGGGATGTTGATGGCGCTGTTCAGGTGTCCGGCTTCATATTCGGCGGCGGTACGCACGTCAATGACCAGAGCGCCGCGCCTCATGAATTCATGGATTTTGTCGGATGACGCGCGCGTCAGTGATTTGGACACGACCCAAATGGCCGTCACGGCGATGATGATCAATAAGACTCCATGGTTCATGGGATCCCCCACGAGGGTGGCGCTTCAAATATATATTCCAGATGGCCGATTAATTCAGCCGGA
This region includes:
- a CDS encoding rhodanese-like domain-containing protein, which gives rise to MNHGVLLIIIAVTAIWVVSKSLTRASSDKIHEFMRRGALVIDVRTAAEYEAGHLNSAINIPLDQLKSRIREIEPDPNRPILLHCESGARSEAAVQILRKMGYQHVLNVGSFARARSMLEPSR